GAGGCCCTCGCCTTCTGCGCCCAGCATAGAGTCGCCGTCCAGCTCCACCGAATCGAAGCGAAGCACCGCAGCGTTGCGCTGGTCCATGGTCTGCTGTCGAGTAATTTTCAGCCCGGCCGCGCCCTTGTCGACGAGGAACAATGACACACCGTCGCGGTCGCCGGGCGCACCCGACGTCCTCGCACTCACGACCAGCACGTCGGCCACGTGACCGTCCCAGACGAGCACTTTCTCACCCTCCAGGGTCCAACCACCACCCGACGACGACGCGCTCGCCTCGATGACAGCGGGGTCGTAGCGGGTTTTACGTTCCTGCCAGGCCAGCGCGACCAACCCAGAGCCATCAGCCACCGCGGGTAACAGACGGCTCTTCTGCTCCTCGTTGCCGGCCTCAATAATCGCAGCCGAACCCAGCAAGGCGTTGGACAACAAGGGTTCGGGCACCAGGTTACGGCCGAGTTCTTCGATCACGCAGCAGATCTCGGTCAGTCCGAGGCCAAGACCACCATACTGCTCGGGTACCAGTATGGCAGGCCAACCGAGCGCGGCCATCGACGCCCACAACTCCCTTGAAAAACCCAGTTCGTCGTCGCTGTCGCGAAAAGCCCTGATGCGCGACACCGGAGACTCCTTCCTCGCGAAATCGGCAGCGCTGGTCTTGAGCAGTTTCTGTTCTTCGTTGAGTACGAGGCTCATTCGTATTCTCCTCAGTCGGGCAGACCAAGCACACGCTTGGCAATAATGTTGAGCTGGATCTCGGAAGTACCGCCTTCAATAGAGTTGCCGCGCGAGCGCAACCACTCCCTGGTTATCTCCAGTTCGCTGCTCTCGAATCCCTCGCCCTCCCAGCCCAATGCCTGCGGGCCGAGCAACGACAACATCAGCGAAAAGCGATCCTTGTTGAGCTCGGTAGCGTAGTACTTGAAAATTGAAGTCTCAGCCCCCGGCTGTTGACCCAGCTTGGCTGCCTCGCCGCTGCGCCGAATCGTAAGATCGAGGCAGGCCTTGTCCATCGTCAAGGCAGCGATAGAATCCCTCCTGTGGGCGTCGCCTATCCTGCCGTCTTCCCCGGGCAGGTACTCACGCGCAAGCTCCACCACCCGGTTGACAGAACTGTACTCGCTGAACGCGCTGCTTATCATGTTGCGTTCGTGACCCAGCAGGGCCTTGGCCATCGCCCAGCCGTTGTTGACGCCACCCACGACCTGGTCGCGAGGCACGCGCACGTCCTCGATGAAAGTTTCGCAGAAAGGCGAGTATCCACTTATCAAAGGGATGGGCCTCACGGTTACGCCGGGATCATCCATGTCAAAAAGAATGAAGGTGATACCGGCGTGCTTATTCTCGGTGTCTGTCCTCACGAGACAGAACATCCAGTCGGCCAAGTCGGCGTACGAAGTCCAGACCTTCTGACCGTTGAGCACCCAGTCGTCGCCGTCGAGCTCGGCGCGGGTCGCAAGACTGGCGAGATCGCTGCCCGAGTTGGGCTCCGAGTAGCCCTGGCACCAGCGTATTTCACCGCGGCAGATTTCCGGGAGAAACCGCTTCTTCTGTTCCTCGGTACCGTGATCGACCAGCAACGGACCTATCATCGTGAGCCCGAAACCGGCCAGTGCGGGCATCGCCTTGAGCCGGGCCAATTCCTGCCTCAACACGCGAGCCTCGTCCTTGTCCAGCCCCCCTCCTCCATACTCAATAGGCCAGGTGGGAGCGGTCCAACCCTTTTCGGCCATGCGATCGAGCCAGACCCGGGCATCCGGGTTCTTGCTCCAATCGGCCTTGCGGCCGCCCCAGGCCAGCATTTCCCCTATGGTACCGTCGCCGGCCTTCGGCCCTTCCAACCTCATCGACTGCGGGCAGTTTTCATCAAGCCACGCCGCGCACTCACCCCTGAACTGTTCTATGTCGGACATAATTCGGTCAACTTAGCCGCAGCACTCGCTTAACAAAAGGCCCGTATCGGGACATTTTTACACCATCGGGGGGGGGCAGGTATCTCGACAACCGCGCCAAATACTGCCTCAATCGAGGGTAAGGGCGCGTCGTCACCAACATCTCCGACAAGACGGGCCGGGAGAAACCAGCAATGACAGCTTATAGTCAAGTTCAAGCCAGGCGTTCACGCGCAATCACGACGGCGGCCGCGCTCGCTTTGGCTGCGATGTTTTATCAGGCGGCTGACGCTGATGCCTACAACATCACCCGGGCCAAGCTTTCCGGCGGTGAGGTCCAGTTGCGCGGAACCGGTGCCCCGAGCAATGCCGTTATCATCTGGGAAGATGAGCCGGTGACCCGCGCCGATGCCAGGGGGCGTTTTTCTATCTCGACCGACATTATTCCCGAACAGCGCGAGGGCAACTGCATAGCCAGGGGCACCCTGCTTGCCGGCCACCAGCGCGGCGAGGTACTGGTAAAACTCTGCCCCGGCGACCGCGGGCGCAAGGGACGACCCGGGCCCAAGGGGGTAGCCGGTCCGTCCGGCCCCACCGGGCCGCAGGGAGTTCCGGGAAACCCTCTCGAGGCCTGCCACACCGTGCACGCCAGGCGTGACGTGGGCGTATCAACAGAGCGCTCGGAAACCGTGTCGGTGAGCTGCGAGGCCAACGAAATGTTAACCGGTGGCGGCTGTGCATCGACACCGGCCTTCGACTCAAGAGAAAGCTCCCACCCCGAGGGCCAGTCCTGGGTGTGCACGGTCACGGCCATGCACGGCCCCGAGGTGCTACCTTACGGCGCGCTCGAGTCCTGGGCTATCTGTTGCGACTAAGCTGCCGCGACTGAGTATTTTGAAACAGCCGTGCTTCTGCAAAAAAGACGGCGACAGAAAAAACGGGACGGGCATTGACTGCCCGCCCCGCGGTAGTGGCGTCCCCGACGGGATTTGAACCCGTGTCGCCGGCGTGAAAGGCCGGTGTCCTGGGCCAAGCTAGACGACGGGGACTGAAACTGACTTACGCGCCCTTGGGCGCTCGCTTTCGGCTATACCTGGCAGTCCGGTGGTGAGCCGTGCAGGACTTGAACCTGCGACCCGCTGCTTAGAAGGCAGCTGCTCTACCACCTGAGCTAACGGCCCAT
The DNA window shown above is from Candidatus Binatota bacterium and carries:
- a CDS encoding acyl-CoA dehydrogenase encodes the protein MSLVLNEEQKLLKTSAADFARKESPVSRIRAFRDSDDELGFSRELWASMAALGWPAILVPEQYGGLGLGLTEICCVIEELGRNLVPEPLLSNALLGSAAIIEAGNEEQKSRLLPAVADGSGLVALAWQERKTRYDPAVIEASASSSGGGWTLEGEKVLVWDGHVADVLVVSARTSGAPGDRDGVSLFLVDKGAAGLKITRQQTMDQRNAAVLRFDSVELDGDSMLGAEGEGLAPLQVVIDRATVGLCAEMMGSAEAVFAMTLDYLKTREQFGVVIGSFQALKHRAALVFIELELSRSALMGACEAVDANADDAAEKIVTAKARLSDTAVLAAYEGLQMHGGVGMTDEHDIGFYLKRARAAELSFGDAAWHRDRFATLQGF
- a CDS encoding acyl-CoA dehydrogenase, with the translated sequence MSDIEQFRGECAAWLDENCPQSMRLEGPKAGDGTIGEMLAWGGRKADWSKNPDARVWLDRMAEKGWTAPTWPIEYGGGGLDKDEARVLRQELARLKAMPALAGFGLTMIGPLLVDHGTEEQKKRFLPEICRGEIRWCQGYSEPNSGSDLASLATRAELDGDDWVLNGQKVWTSYADLADWMFCLVRTDTENKHAGITFILFDMDDPGVTVRPIPLISGYSPFCETFIEDVRVPRDQVVGGVNNGWAMAKALLGHERNMISSAFSEYSSVNRVVELAREYLPGEDGRIGDAHRRDSIAALTMDKACLDLTIRRSGEAAKLGQQPGAETSIFKYYATELNKDRFSLMLSLLGPQALGWEGEGFESSELEITREWLRSRGNSIEGGTSEIQLNIIAKRVLGLPD
- a CDS encoding collagen-like protein translates to MFYQAADADAYNITRAKLSGGEVQLRGTGAPSNAVIIWEDEPVTRADARGRFSISTDIIPEQREGNCIARGTLLAGHQRGEVLVKLCPGDRGRKGRPGPKGVAGPSGPTGPQGVPGNPLEACHTVHARRDVGVSTERSETVSVSCEANEMLTGGGCASTPAFDSRESSHPEGQSWVCTVTAMHGPEVLPYGALESWAICCD